The Ammoniphilus oxalaticus genome contains a region encoding:
- a CDS encoding ABC transporter ATP-binding protein, which yields MSVIWLNKEQQLVAERGEPLLQVRNLKKFFGGGDAVVKAVNDLTFDIYRGETLGFVGESGCGKSTAGRTILRLYDATEGEVLFNGTDLQKLSPRQLKETRKEIQMIFQDPYASLNPRMTVGDIIGEPLDIHGLAKGEQRKERIQQLLQLVGLNPEHMSRFPHEFSGGQRQRIGIARALAVEPSFIICDEPISALDVSIQAQVVNLLKDLQDKMGLTYLFIAHDLSMVKHISDRVAVMYLGKMVELADSEALYSDPLHPYTEALLSAIPIPDPAIERERERIMLKGDVPSPINPPSGCPFRERCPKVMDICSEVVPKWQEVKSGHFTACHLYEEQK from the coding sequence ATGTCAGTCATTTGGCTAAATAAAGAGCAACAGTTGGTGGCTGAACGAGGCGAACCGTTGTTGCAAGTTCGAAATTTGAAAAAGTTTTTTGGCGGTGGCGACGCAGTCGTGAAGGCGGTCAATGATTTAACTTTTGACATCTATCGCGGTGAAACGCTTGGCTTTGTGGGAGAATCTGGCTGTGGAAAATCAACCGCGGGCCGTACTATTTTACGCTTATATGACGCGACAGAAGGAGAAGTGCTGTTTAACGGGACGGATCTGCAAAAGCTTTCTCCTCGTCAACTGAAAGAAACACGCAAAGAGATTCAGATGATTTTTCAGGATCCGTACGCGTCTTTGAACCCGCGAATGACGGTGGGCGATATTATTGGTGAACCGCTCGATATCCACGGATTGGCCAAGGGTGAACAAAGAAAAGAACGGATTCAACAATTGCTGCAATTGGTTGGGTTGAATCCCGAGCATATGAGCCGTTTTCCACATGAATTTAGCGGCGGGCAACGCCAACGGATTGGGATTGCCCGCGCGCTTGCTGTCGAACCATCGTTCATTATTTGTGATGAGCCGATCTCCGCGCTCGATGTATCGATTCAAGCGCAGGTCGTCAATTTGCTAAAAGACTTGCAAGATAAAATGGGGCTAACCTATTTATTCATTGCGCATGATTTATCGATGGTCAAGCATATTAGTGATCGTGTTGCGGTGATGTACCTCGGTAAAATGGTCGAGCTCGCAGACAGTGAGGCGCTTTATTCGGATCCGCTGCATCCGTATACGGAGGCGTTGTTGTCGGCGATTCCGATTCCAGATCCCGCGATTGAACGCGAACGCGAACGGATCATGTTAAAAGGGGATGTGCCAAGCCCGATTAATCCGCCGTCCGGTTGTCCGTTCCGCGAGCGTTGTCCAAAAGTAATGGACATTTGTTCGGAAGTTGTACCCAAGTGGCAGGAAGTGAAATCAGGTCATTTTACTGCGTGTCATCTATATGAAGAACAAAAATAG
- a CDS encoding D-alanyl-D-alanine carboxypeptidase family protein, with protein sequence MQKKLIILLTALLCLMPAVSYGEEPTVNLAPNAKSAVLIDADTGTVIFEKNPHEKLPPASITKVMTMLLIMEALDRGEIKLTDQVRTSEYAASMGGSQIFLEAGEMMSVEDMLKGIAIASGNDASVAMAEHLAGTEENFAAKMNQRAKELGLKDTQFKNSSGLPAEDHYSTAHDIAVMSKELLKYEEITKFTSLYQDYLRKDTNKPFWLVNTNKLVRFYPGADGLKTGYTSEAKFCLTATAKRDNLRVISVVMGEPDSKTRNQEISAMFDFAFSQYESHPLVKRGELIEQAKINKGAESEVNIIASQNFGVLTKKGTNTEDMQKETIIHERINAPVKQGDVLGEMIVKLDGKEVGKLDLIAETDVEKATWWQLMKRVSKRMFLSFE encoded by the coding sequence ATGCAAAAGAAGTTAATTATATTACTCACTGCGTTGCTCTGTTTGATGCCAGCTGTAAGTTACGGGGAGGAACCAACGGTCAATTTAGCCCCGAACGCGAAATCTGCTGTCCTGATAGACGCGGATACGGGGACAGTTATTTTTGAAAAAAATCCCCATGAAAAATTACCGCCAGCTAGTATTACGAAAGTGATGACGATGCTGCTGATTATGGAGGCGCTGGATCGCGGCGAAATTAAATTGACAGATCAAGTTAGAACAAGCGAGTATGCCGCGTCAATGGGCGGCTCACAAATATTCCTCGAAGCGGGCGAGATGATGAGCGTGGAAGATATGCTCAAAGGAATTGCGATCGCTTCAGGGAATGATGCCTCAGTCGCGATGGCTGAGCATTTGGCGGGAACCGAAGAAAATTTTGCGGCTAAAATGAATCAGAGAGCGAAGGAACTCGGTTTAAAAGACACCCAATTTAAAAATTCCAGCGGATTACCAGCAGAAGACCATTATTCGACCGCGCATGATATTGCGGTGATGTCCAAGGAATTATTGAAATATGAAGAGATTACTAAGTTCACAAGTCTCTATCAAGATTACTTAAGAAAAGACACGAACAAGCCTTTCTGGCTTGTGAATACGAATAAATTAGTGCGCTTTTACCCGGGAGCAGACGGGCTGAAAACAGGTTATACGTCTGAGGCGAAATTTTGTTTAACCGCTACCGCGAAACGGGATAACTTACGGGTCATATCTGTTGTGATGGGAGAACCTGATTCAAAAACGAGGAACCAAGAGATCAGCGCGATGTTTGATTTTGCGTTCTCGCAATACGAATCCCACCCGTTGGTGAAGCGCGGCGAACTGATTGAGCAAGCGAAGATCAACAAAGGCGCTGAGTCAGAAGTGAATATTATCGCCTCGCAAAACTTTGGCGTTTTAACAAAAAAGGGGACCAATACGGAAGACATGCAAAAAGAAACGATCATTCATGAGCGGATTAACGCGCCTGTGAAACAAGGAGATGTACTTGGAGAAATGATCGTTAAGTTAGATGGTAAAGAGGTCGGTAAGTTGGATCTAATTGCTGAAACCGATGTTGAAAAAGCGACTTGGTGGCAGTTAATGAAACGTGTTAGCAAGCGGATGTTCCTTAGTTTTGAATAA
- the spoIIAA gene encoding anti-sigma F factor antagonist produces the protein MSLQIDLEVVSSVLVVRLRGELDHHTAENLRRQMEEKILSGHVQNIVLSLEHLHFMDSSGLGVILGRYKQITSRGGELVVCSINPLIHRLFELSGLFKIIKIKENEGEALQLLGVA, from the coding sequence TTGAGTCTGCAGATCGATCTAGAAGTCGTTTCTAGCGTTCTAGTTGTTCGTTTGCGCGGGGAACTAGACCATCACACAGCTGAAAATTTAAGACGGCAAATGGAAGAGAAAATTCTGAGCGGCCATGTTCAAAATATTGTGCTCAGTTTAGAACATCTCCACTTTATGGACAGTTCTGGTCTTGGCGTTATTTTAGGTCGATATAAACAAATTACAAGCCGCGGCGGTGAACTGGTCGTCTGCTCGATCAATCCGCTGATCCACCGTTTATTCGAATTGTCTGGCTTGTTTAAAATAATCAAGATCAAAGAAAATGAAGGGGAAGCTCTTCAACTGTTGGGGGTGGCTTAA
- the spoIIAB gene encoding anti-sigma F factor, with product MERKKNVMNLEFSARSENESFARVAVAAFVSKLNLTLDELEEIKTAVSEAVTNAIIHGYEEDASKQVRISACYDDEYIEVLIEDHGTGIADIEEARQPLFTTKPELERSGMGFTIMENFMDSIEIVTGKERGTRIVLRKNLVKDKAVYN from the coding sequence ATGGAGCGCAAAAAGAACGTCATGAATTTAGAATTTTCCGCGCGCAGCGAGAACGAATCTTTTGCGAGAGTCGCTGTCGCCGCATTTGTGTCGAAGTTGAATCTAACGCTGGATGAATTAGAAGAGATTAAAACGGCCGTTTCAGAAGCGGTGACGAACGCGATTATTCATGGTTATGAAGAAGATGCGTCTAAACAGGTGCGAATTTCGGCCTGTTATGACGACGAATATATCGAAGTTTTAATTGAAGATCATGGGACAGGCATTGCTGATATAGAAGAGGCGCGACAACCATTGTTTACAACGAAGCCTGAATTGGAACGCTCGGGAATGGGCTTTACGATTATGGAAAATTTTATGGATTCGATTGAAATTGTAACAGGGAAAGAACGAGGGACGAGAATTGTACTAAGGAAAAACCTAGTAAAAGACAAAGCGGTCTATAACTAG